The segment GAATGGCGGCAGCTCCGGCCTTTGCTAGCCTGCGACATGTCCGGTAGGCTTGGGCAACATCGCCAAAGCAATCATCGGCATCAATGATCAGCGGCAGAGGTGAATAGTCGGCAATGCGGTCAGTGGCCCAGATCAGTTCTTCCTGATTGTGCAATCCCATATCGGGAACACCAGACATGCTGAAGCCCAGCGATGCACCACTAAGCAGAATGGCCTTGAACCCTGCCATTTCTGCCGCCTTGGCCGAATAGCAATCCCAAACGCAGGGGGTGAAAACTTGCTCTTTGGAGAAGAGCTCGCGAAATGTGGTTCTGGGCCGTTTATCAAACATGGATCAACACCTTGAGGAGAAAATTGGCGAACCGAACGTGCGGTTCGCCAATATGGGAGTGTGTTACTTCGAGGCTTTGGACGCGCAGGCGTCCTTGCAGACGTAGAGATATTGCTTTTGCAAAATGCCGCCATTGGAGGGCACGATGCCGCCCGTGGTGTCGCGCAGCAGCAGGAAGCGGGTCTCGGCACCGAAAATGTAAAGCGGAAGGTCTGTGGCAACCCGCTTTTGCACCTTGGCATAGGCCGCCTTTACCGCAGCCGGGTCCATGGTGGCATTGGCTTCTGCCAGCTCTTTATCCATGTCGGTGCTGTTGTATTTGCCCCAATTATCATTGCCGTTCGTGCTGAGAAGATTGGAAATGATCGGCTCTGCACCATTGGCCACCAGCACGCCGCCATCGACACAAAAATCGAAATTCATCTGCCCCTTGCAGGTTGGACTGAGCATGGCTTGATCAACCAGCTGAAGATTGACCGTGACGTTATCATAGGCACTCAAAGCCTGTTGCAGATAGGAGGCCAGACGTTTCAGGTCAGAGTTGGAATAGGTCACCAGCTTGATGTTGAACGGCTTGCCATCCTTGGCAAGCTGGTCGAACAATTCCTGCGCATGTTTGGGGTTGTAGGTTGGAAGTTTATAGGTCGGATCATAGAATGGCGACGACTTGGTGAAATAATTGGTCGGAATGTCGTAACCACTGACCTGCGTATAGGCCTGCATCAGCTTCGATGGATTGATGGCTTCATAGAAAGCCTCCCGCGCCCGATGATCGGTGAAGGAGCCGCTCTTCTGGTTAAAGTAAGCGCGATAGAGACCGGGGATCGGAATTTCATGGGTGGCAACGCCTGCGGCTTTGGCGTTTGATCCGAACTGATAGGGATAGCCCGCCATCATTGTGGCACCACCCTGAACCACGGTGGCAATACGGCTGTTGGTTTCGGGAATAATGGCGAATTTCAGCGTGTCCAGATAGGGGCGCGGCTGATCCCAGTATTGCGGATTGCGTTTCATGGACATCGAAACGCCCTGATTCCAGCTGTCCAGCACAAAGGCACCAGCACCAACCGGCTTGATATCAGTTTTGGTCTTGGCGGCTTTCAGCGCTTGCGGCGAGGCAATGAAGGGAGCCAATTGCGCCAACGAAGAACCAAAATTGCGATCCGGCTTTGGCAGTGTGATCTCAAGTGTCAAAGGATCAACAATCTTCACACCACCAATCCACGAGGCGACAAAGCCTTGTGAAGGTGAAAGAGTGTCGGGCGTGGCCTGACGCTCCCAGTTGAATTTTACCGCCTCGGCATCGTAAGAGCCACCATCGGTAAACTTCACACCGTCGCGCAATGTCAGTGTCCAGACTTTGGCATCCACGCTGGTCAGGCTCTTGGCCATGCCGCCCTGTACCTTGCCATCCACGTCCACATAGACAAGAAAGCCATAGATGGCATCCAACATATCCATGGGGCCACCCGGATAGGTGCCGCCGATAATGGCCGGGTCCCAACTCTTGATGTCTGAGCCATTGATAATGGTCATTTCGCCACCCTTGACGGGCTGCTCTTCAGCGATGGCCAATGGGGCGTTGATGCCATAAATTGCCGCACTTGCCCCAAGCAAAGTCAGCGTCACAGTCACAGCGCGCGCAGATCTGGATGCGAATTTTTCGCAATATTTCAATATTTTAGCCATGGTTTTCTCCGTTATACGGCAGTTCATACGAACCACCGCAGTTCCCCTTGTTTTTTGAACGGCGAATAACATCTGCCCCGCGATTGCTGGGCCAACGTATCAATGGGTCAAGCATCACCCTCCTGCTTCCAGCGGCGCACGGATGGGTGATCAATGTCAAACAGATCAAGCGCCCGGCCAACGGTCTGGCTCACCAGATCGGCCAATGTTTTGGGCTGTGTGTAGAATCCCGGCACCGGCGGCATGATAATCGCACCGTTGCGTGTCGCTTGATCCATCAGCGCGATATGCCCGGCATGCAAGGGCGTTTCGCGCACCATCAACACAACGCGCCGCCGCTCCTTGAGGCAGACATCTGCGGCACGGGTAATGAGATCATCATTATAGCAATTGGCAATGCTGCTCAGGGTCTTAATTGAGCACGGTGCCACCAACATGCCATGCGCCCGAAACGAGCCTGAAGCAATAGAGGCCCCGATGTCCTTGTGGCTGTGAACGACATCAGCCAGTTGACGAATCTGGTCAGCGCTCTCCACTGCTTCTTCTTCAATCGCCGTGCGCAGTCCTGCGGGAGAAATAATCAGATGGCTTTCAATACCATCGATGTCGCGGAGCATCTCCAGGGCACGAACCCCGTAGCAGGCACCAGATGCCCCGGTTATC is part of the Agrobacterium vitis genome and harbors:
- a CDS encoding UbiX family flavin prenyltransferase, which codes for MKRLIVAITGASGACYGVRALEMLRDIDGIESHLIISPAGLRTAIEEEAVESADQIRQLADVVHSHKDIGASIASGSFRAHGMLVAPCSIKTLSSIANCYNDDLITRAADVCLKERRRVVLMVRETPLHAGHIALMDQATRNGAIIMPPVPGFYTQPKTLADLVSQTVGRALDLFDIDHPSVRRWKQEGDA
- a CDS encoding ABC transporter substrate-binding protein, with translation MAKILKYCEKFASRSARAVTVTLTLLGASAAIYGINAPLAIAEEQPVKGGEMTIINGSDIKSWDPAIIGGTYPGGPMDMLDAIYGFLVYVDVDGKVQGGMAKSLTSVDAKVWTLTLRDGVKFTDGGSYDAEAVKFNWERQATPDTLSPSQGFVASWIGGVKIVDPLTLEITLPKPDRNFGSSLAQLAPFIASPQALKAAKTKTDIKPVGAGAFVLDSWNQGVSMSMKRNPQYWDQPRPYLDTLKFAIIPETNSRIATVVQGGATMMAGYPYQFGSNAKAAGVATHEIPIPGLYRAYFNQKSGSFTDHRAREAFYEAINPSKLMQAYTQVSGYDIPTNYFTKSSPFYDPTYKLPTYNPKHAQELFDQLAKDGKPFNIKLVTYSNSDLKRLASYLQQALSAYDNVTVNLQLVDQAMLSPTCKGQMNFDFCVDGGVLVANGAEPIISNLLSTNGNDNWGKYNSTDMDKELAEANATMDPAAVKAAYAKVQKRVATDLPLYIFGAETRFLLLRDTTGGIVPSNGGILQKQYLYVCKDACASKASK